A single window of Leclercia adecarboxylata DNA harbors:
- the wcaJ gene encoding undecaprenyl-phosphate glucose phosphotransferase — MTNLKKRERAKTNASLISMVQRFSDITIMFGGLWMVCKLSGLPFLYMHLLMALIALVVFQMIGGMTDFYRSWRGVKIATELLLLLQNWTLSLVFSFGLVAFNNDFDNRFATYFAWYLLTSVGMVVCRSLIRYGAGWLRNRGYNTRRVAVAGSMPAGLALLDGFRKEPWLGFDVVGVYHDAQPGGVSADWAGNYSQLIDDAKAGKIHNVYIAMPMSDEARIKTLMRKLADTTCSVILIPDVFTFNILHSRIEEVNGVPVVPLYDTPLSGLNRVLKRAEDIVLSSMILLLISPVLCAIALAVKLTSKGPVIFRQTRYGMDGKPIMVWKFRSMKVMENDEVVTQATQNDPRVTRVGNFLRRTSLDELPQFINVLTGGMSIVGPRPHAVAHNEQYRALIEGYMLRHKVKPGITGWAQINGWRGETDTLEKMEKRIEFDLEYIREWSLWFDIKIVFLTVFKGFVNKAAY; from the coding sequence ATGACAAATCTAAAAAAGCGCGAGCGAGCCAAAACGAATGCATCGTTAATCTCTATGGTGCAGCGTTTTTCTGATATCACCATCATGTTCGGTGGCTTGTGGATGGTGTGTAAACTCAGCGGGCTGCCTTTCCTCTACATGCACCTGCTGATGGCGCTGATCGCGCTGGTGGTCTTCCAGATGATCGGCGGGATGACCGACTTCTACCGTTCATGGCGTGGCGTCAAGATCGCCACCGAGCTCCTGCTGCTGTTGCAGAACTGGACCTTAAGCCTGGTCTTCAGCTTCGGGCTGGTGGCGTTTAACAACGACTTTGATAATCGCTTTGCCACCTATTTTGCCTGGTACCTGCTCACCAGCGTGGGGATGGTGGTCTGCCGATCGCTTATCCGCTACGGCGCGGGCTGGCTGCGTAACCGCGGCTACAACACTCGCCGGGTGGCGGTGGCCGGGAGTATGCCCGCGGGACTGGCTTTGCTGGACGGTTTTCGCAAGGAGCCGTGGCTGGGATTTGACGTGGTCGGGGTCTATCACGACGCGCAGCCCGGCGGTGTCTCTGCTGACTGGGCCGGTAATTATTCCCAGCTGATTGACGATGCCAAAGCCGGCAAGATCCACAACGTCTACATCGCCATGCCGATGAGCGACGAAGCCCGAATCAAAACCCTGATGCGCAAACTGGCGGATACTACCTGCTCGGTGATCCTGATCCCTGATGTCTTCACCTTTAACATCCTGCATTCCCGCATTGAAGAGGTAAACGGCGTGCCGGTGGTGCCGCTGTATGACACGCCGCTTTCCGGGCTCAACCGGGTGCTGAAGCGCGCGGAGGACATCGTCCTCTCCTCGATGATCCTGCTGCTGATCTCCCCGGTGCTCTGCGCCATTGCCCTGGCGGTTAAACTCACCTCAAAAGGGCCGGTGATCTTCCGCCAGACCCGCTACGGCATGGACGGGAAGCCGATCATGGTGTGGAAATTCCGCTCCATGAAGGTGATGGAAAACGACGAGGTGGTGACCCAGGCGACGCAAAACGATCCGCGCGTCACCCGCGTCGGTAACTTCCTGCGCCGCACCTCCCTCGACGAACTGCCGCAGTTTATTAATGTGTTAACCGGGGGCATGTCGATTGTCGGCCCGCGTCCGCACGCCGTGGCACATAACGAGCAGTATCGCGCCCTGATTGAAGGCTACATGCTGCGCCATAAAGTGAAACCGGGCATCACCGGCTGGGCGCAGATCAACGGCTGGCGCGGTGAAACCGACACCCTGGAGAAGATGGAAAAACGCATTGAGTTCGATCTGGAGTACATCCGTGAGTGGAGCCTCTGGTTCGATATCAAAATCGTTTTTCTCACCGTCTTCAAGGGCTTCGTGAATAAAGCGGCGTACTAA
- the wzxC gene encoding colanic acid undecaprenyl disphosphate flippase WzxC, whose product MSLREKTLSGAKWSAIATVIIIGLGLVQMTVLARIIDNHQFGLLTVSLVIIALADTLSDFGIANSIIQRKEISQLELTTLYWLNVGLGVLVFVALFLLSDVIADALNNPELAPLMRALSFAFVVIPHGQQFRALMQKELEFSKIGMIETSAVLAGFTFTVVSAHFWPLAMTAILGYLVNSAVRTLLFGYFGRKIYRPGFHFSLSSVSSNLRFGAWLTADSIINYVNTNLSTLVLARILGASVAGGYNLAYNVAVVPPMKLNPIITRVLFPAFAKIQDDTEKLRINFYKLLSVVGIINFPTLLGLMVVSGNLVPLVFGEKWVSIVPILQLLCVVGLLRSVGNPIGSLLMAKARVDISFKFNVFKTFLFIPAIVIGGHLAGAMGVTLGFLLVQIINTVLSYFVMIKPVLGSSYRQYILSLWLPFYLSLPTLAVSYGLGIVLNGQLPLAALLAVQVAAGALAFAVMIVLSRNALVVEIKRQFCRNEKIKTLLRAG is encoded by the coding sequence ATGAGCTTACGTGAGAAAACCCTCAGCGGAGCAAAGTGGTCGGCTATCGCCACGGTGATCATCATCGGCCTCGGGCTGGTGCAGATGACGGTGCTGGCGCGCATTATTGATAACCACCAGTTTGGCCTGTTGACCGTCTCGCTGGTGATCATCGCTCTGGCCGATACGCTGTCGGACTTCGGCATCGCCAACTCGATTATTCAGCGTAAGGAGATCAGCCAGCTGGAGCTGACCACCCTCTACTGGCTGAACGTTGGCCTTGGGGTGCTGGTATTTGTCGCACTTTTCCTGCTCAGTGATGTTATTGCTGACGCGCTGAATAACCCGGAGCTGGCCCCGCTGATGCGCGCCCTGTCGTTTGCGTTTGTGGTGATCCCCCATGGGCAGCAGTTCCGCGCCCTGATGCAAAAGGAGCTGGAGTTCAGCAAAATCGGCATGATCGAGACCAGCGCGGTGTTGGCCGGGTTTACCTTTACCGTGGTCAGCGCCCATTTCTGGCCGCTGGCAATGACCGCGATCCTCGGGTATCTGGTGAACTCTGCCGTACGCACCCTGCTGTTCGGCTACTTTGGCCGCAAGATTTACCGTCCTGGCTTCCACTTCTCGCTCTCTTCGGTATCGTCCAACCTGCGCTTCGGCGCCTGGCTGACCGCCGACAGCATCATCAACTACGTCAACACCAACCTTTCCACTTTAGTACTGGCGCGCATCCTCGGGGCCAGCGTGGCGGGGGGCTATAACCTGGCGTACAACGTGGCGGTGGTGCCGCCAATGAAGCTTAACCCGATCATCACTCGCGTGCTGTTCCCGGCTTTTGCCAAAATTCAGGACGACACTGAAAAGTTGCGGATCAACTTCTACAAGCTGCTGTCGGTGGTGGGGATCATTAACTTCCCGACCCTGCTGGGGCTGATGGTGGTTTCCGGAAATCTGGTGCCGCTGGTGTTCGGTGAAAAGTGGGTCAGCATTGTGCCGATCCTGCAGCTGCTGTGCGTGGTGGGGCTGCTACGCTCGGTTGGTAACCCGATTGGTTCCCTGCTAATGGCCAAAGCCCGCGTCGATATCAGCTTCAAATTCAATGTGTTTAAAACATTCCTGTTTATCCCGGCGATCGTCATCGGCGGCCATCTGGCCGGCGCGATGGGGGTAACGCTGGGCTTCCTGCTGGTGCAGATAATCAATACCGTGCTGAGCTACTTCGTAATGATTAAGCCGGTGCTGGGCTCCAGCTATCGTCAGTACATCCTGAGCTTGTGGCTGCCGTTTTACCTGTCGCTGCCGACGCTGGCGGTGAGCTATGGCCTGGGTATCGTCCTTAACGGCCAACTGCCGCTGGCGGCGCTGCTGGCGGTGCAGGTGGCAGCCGGTGCGCTGGCCTTCGCGGTGATGATCGTGCTGTCGCGGAATGCGCTGGTGGTGGAGATCAAGCGTCAGTTCTGCCGCAACGAAAAGATAAAAACGCTGCTTCGCGCAGGCTAA
- the wcaK gene encoding colanic acid biosynthesis pyruvyl transferase WcaK: protein MKLLILGNHTCGNRGDSAILRGLLDAIYALSPETEVDVMSRYPVSSSWLLNRPVMGDPLYSQMKQHNSAAGVMGRVKKVLRRRYQHQVLLSRVTDTGKLRNIAIAQGFTDFVRLLSGYDAIIQVGGSFFVDLYGVPQFEHALCTFMAKKPLFMVGHSVGPFQDPQFNQLANYVFGHCDALILRESVSLNLMQRSEIDTTKVGQGVDTAWLVDHQEANFTPSYAVQHWLNVAGQQKTVAITLRELAPFDKRLGTTQAAYEKAFAEVVNRVLDSGYQVLALSTCTGIDSYNKDDRMVALNLRQHVSDPSRYHVVMDELNDLEMGKLLGACDLTVGTRLHSAIISMNFGTPAIAINYEHKSAGIMQQLGMPEMAVDIRHLLDGSLGAMVGDTLGQLPAINERLAVAVKAERENGIRMVKSVLDRVGEGK, encoded by the coding sequence ATGAAATTACTGATTCTGGGCAACCATACCTGTGGTAACCGTGGTGACAGCGCCATTCTGCGCGGCCTGCTGGATGCCATTTACGCTCTGTCGCCGGAGACCGAAGTCGATGTGATGAGCCGCTACCCGGTGAGCTCCTCCTGGCTGCTGAACCGCCCGGTGATGGGCGATCCGCTCTACAGCCAGATGAAACAGCATAACAGTGCCGCAGGGGTAATGGGCCGGGTGAAAAAGGTGCTGCGCCGCCGCTATCAGCATCAGGTCCTCCTCTCCCGGGTGACCGACACCGGCAAGCTGCGCAACATTGCTATCGCTCAGGGCTTTACCGATTTTGTTCGTCTGCTCTCCGGCTACGACGCCATCATCCAGGTGGGCGGCTCCTTCTTCGTTGACCTCTACGGCGTGCCGCAGTTTGAGCATGCGCTCTGTACCTTTATGGCGAAAAAACCGCTGTTTATGGTCGGCCACAGCGTCGGGCCGTTCCAGGATCCGCAGTTCAACCAGCTGGCGAACTATGTGTTTGGCCACTGCGATGCCCTGATCCTGCGTGAGTCGGTAAGTCTGAATCTGATGCAGCGCAGCGAGATCGATACAACCAAAGTGGGGCAGGGTGTGGACACCGCCTGGCTGGTGGATCATCAGGAGGCGAACTTTACCCCGAGCTATGCCGTGCAGCACTGGCTGAACGTGGCGGGGCAGCAAAAAACCGTCGCCATTACCCTGCGCGAACTGGCCCCGTTCGACAAACGTCTGGGCACCACCCAGGCGGCCTACGAAAAGGCCTTTGCTGAGGTGGTCAACCGGGTACTGGACAGTGGTTATCAGGTGCTGGCGCTCTCCACCTGTACCGGGATCGACAGCTACAACAAAGATGACCGCATGGTGGCGCTCAACCTGCGCCAGCACGTCAGCGATCCATCCCGATATCACGTGGTGATGGACGAACTGAACGACCTCGAGATGGGCAAACTGCTGGGGGCTTGCGATCTGACCGTCGGCACCCGTCTGCATTCCGCGATCATCTCCATGAACTTTGGCACCCCGGCCATTGCCATTAACTATGAACACAAGTCTGCCGGGATCATGCAGCAGCTGGGGATGCCGGAGATGGCGGTGGATATTCGCCATCTGCTGGATGGCTCCCTGGGCGCGATGGTGGGCGACACCCTCGGCCAGTTGCCGGCCATCAACGAACGCCTCGCGGTGGCGGTGAAAGCCGAACGTGAGAACGGCATCAGGATGGTGAAATCGGTGCTGGATCGGGTCGGGGAGGGCAAATGA
- the wcaM gene encoding colanic acid biosynthesis protein WcaM — MPKEMTRRAFVTTCSVLAAASMTGVRAAASGATVDISRYNHRDWIAAFKKAFTDGDTVVVPAGLTCDNINTAIFIPEGKTLRIRGALTGNGRGRLVLQDGSKVIGEGEGRSENITLDVRGSDCVIQGLAMSGYGPVTQIYIGGKKPRVMRNLLIDNLRVTKANYAILRQGFHNQVDGARITNCHFSYLQGDAIEWNVAINDQNILISDHVIDHIDCTNGKINWGIGIGLAGSTYDNAYPEDQAVKNFVVANITGSNCRQLVHVENGKHFVIRNVKARNITPDFSKKAGIDNATVAIYGCDNFVIDNVEMVESAGMLIGYGVIKGDYLSIPQNFRLNNIHIENHNLARKLRGIQISSGNATSFVAITNLEMKRATLELHNKPQHLFMRNIKVMQDTDRGPALKLNFDLRKDVRGKFMAREETLLSLANIKAINEKGQSSVDIDRIDQHTINTERLNFSLPKR; from the coding sequence ATGCCGAAAGAGATGACGCGACGCGCGTTTGTCACTACCTGTTCCGTACTGGCCGCCGCATCCATGACAGGCGTGCGTGCCGCCGCGAGCGGCGCCACGGTGGACATCAGCCGGTATAACCATCGTGACTGGATCGCAGCCTTCAAAAAGGCCTTTACCGACGGCGACACCGTGGTGGTACCCGCCGGGCTCACCTGCGATAACATCAACACCGCCATTTTTATCCCCGAGGGTAAAACCCTGCGCATCCGCGGCGCGCTGACCGGCAATGGACGGGGACGGCTGGTATTGCAGGATGGCAGTAAAGTGATTGGGGAAGGGGAGGGGCGCAGCGAAAACATCACCCTCGACGTTCGCGGCTCCGACTGCGTGATCCAGGGGCTGGCCATGAGCGGCTATGGCCCGGTAACCCAGATTTACATCGGCGGTAAAAAACCGCGGGTGATGCGCAACCTGCTGATCGACAATCTGCGGGTCACGAAGGCGAACTATGCGATCCTGCGTCAGGGGTTCCACAACCAGGTAGATGGCGCCAGAATCACCAACTGCCACTTCAGCTATCTACAGGGCGATGCCATTGAGTGGAACGTGGCGATCAACGACCAGAACATCCTGATCTCAGACCACGTTATCGACCATATCGACTGCACCAACGGTAAAATTAACTGGGGGATCGGTATCGGTCTGGCCGGAAGTACCTATGACAATGCCTACCCGGAAGACCAGGCGGTGAAAAATTTTGTGGTGGCTAATATCACCGGCAGCAACTGCCGCCAGTTAGTGCACGTTGAGAATGGTAAACACTTTGTTATCCGTAATGTTAAAGCCCGAAATATCACTCCGGACTTCAGCAAAAAAGCGGGGATCGATAACGCAACGGTAGCGATATATGGTTGCGATAATTTTGTCATCGATAATGTTGAAATGGTCGAGAGCGCGGGGATGTTAATTGGCTACGGGGTGATCAAAGGCGATTATTTGTCGATACCGCAGAATTTTCGCCTGAACAATATTCACATCGAAAATCATAACCTTGCACGAAAATTGCGCGGAATACAGATCTCCTCCGGCAATGCCACTTCGTTTGTGGCGATCACCAACCTCGAGATGAAGCGCGCCACGCTGGAGTTACATAATAAACCGCAGCATCTTTTTATGCGTAATATCAAGGTGATGCAGGACACAGACAGAGGGCCGGCCCTGAAGCTGAATTTCGATCTGCGCAAGGATGTGCGCGGGAAATTTATGGCTCGCGAAGAGACGCTGCTCTCGCTGGCGAACATTAAGGCGATTAATGAGAAGGGGCAAAGTTCGGTAGATATTGACCGCATCGATCAGCATACGATTAATACGGAGCGGCTGAATTTTAGTCTGCCGAAGCGTTAA
- the wcaL gene encoding colanic acid biosynthesis glycosyltransferase WcaL: protein MKVGFFLLKFPLSSETFVLNQITAFIDMGYDVEIVALQKGDTQNTHAAWTQYDLASKTRWLQDEPQGKLAKLGYRARQTLRGLHRPGTWRALNVSRYGAESRNLILSAICGQTARPWRADVFIAHFGPAGVTAAKLRELGVIEGKIATVFHGIDISSREVLAHYTPEYQRLFQRGDMMLPISDLWAGRLKNMGCPPEKITVSRMGVDMDRFTQRPVKAPGTPLEIISVARLTEKKGLHVAIEACRQLKARGVAFRYRILGIGPWERRLRTLIEQYELEEYVEMPGFKPSHEVKAMLDAADVFLLPSVTGTDGDMEGIPVALMEAMAVGIPVVSTVHSGIPELIEPGHSGWLVEENNPEALATQLERFAALDDHELSPVLHNARRKVENDFNQHLINRQLATLLQTL from the coding sequence ATGAAGGTTGGTTTCTTCTTGCTGAAATTCCCGCTCTCGTCAGAAACTTTTGTGCTGAACCAGATCACCGCGTTTATTGATATGGGTTATGACGTGGAGATCGTCGCCCTGCAGAAGGGCGACACGCAAAATACCCATGCCGCGTGGACGCAATACGACCTGGCCAGCAAAACCCGCTGGCTGCAGGATGAGCCGCAGGGCAAGCTGGCAAAACTGGGCTACCGCGCCCGTCAGACTCTGCGCGGGCTGCATCGCCCCGGCACCTGGAGGGCGTTGAATGTTTCCCGCTATGGCGCCGAATCGCGCAACCTGATCCTCTCCGCCATCTGCGGCCAGACGGCACGGCCCTGGCGCGCGGATGTGTTTATCGCCCATTTCGGCCCGGCGGGCGTCACGGCGGCCAAGCTGCGCGAGCTGGGGGTTATCGAGGGGAAAATTGCTACCGTCTTCCACGGGATCGATATCTCCAGCCGGGAGGTACTGGCGCACTACACCCCGGAGTATCAACGCCTGTTTCAGCGTGGCGATATGATGCTGCCGATAAGCGATCTCTGGGCCGGGCGTCTGAAAAACATGGGCTGCCCGCCCGAAAAAATCACCGTCTCGCGCATGGGCGTGGATATGGATCGCTTTACCCAACGACCGGTGAAGGCCCCGGGAACTCCGCTGGAAATTATCTCAGTGGCACGCCTGACTGAGAAAAAAGGGCTGCACGTGGCGATCGAGGCCTGCCGGCAGCTAAAAGCGCGCGGGGTAGCTTTTCGCTATCGTATTCTCGGCATTGGCCCCTGGGAGCGCCGCCTGCGCACCCTGATCGAACAGTACGAGCTGGAGGAGTATGTCGAGATGCCGGGGTTCAAGCCCAGCCATGAGGTCAAAGCCATGCTCGATGCCGCCGATGTCTTCTTACTGCCGTCGGTCACCGGCACGGATGGCGATATGGAAGGCATCCCGGTGGCGCTGATGGAGGCGATGGCGGTGGGTATCCCGGTGGTTTCCACGGTACACAGCGGCATTCCTGAACTGATCGAACCCGGCCACTCCGGCTGGCTGGTGGAAGAGAACAACCCCGAGGCGCTGGCCACGCAGCTGGAGCGCTTCGCCGCGCTGGATGACCATGAGCTCTCGCCCGTGCTGCACAATGCGCGCCGGAAAGTCGAGAACGATTTTAATCAACACCTGATCAACCGGCAGTTAGCCACTCTGCTACAGACGCTTTAA
- the galF gene encoding GalU regulator GalF codes for MINLKAVIPVAGLGMHMLPATKAIPKEMLPIVDKPMIQYIVDEIVAAGIKEIVLVTHSSKNAVENHFDTSYELEALLEQRVKRQLLAEVQSICPPGVTIMNVRQAQPLGLGHSILCARPVVGDNPFVVVLPDIILDNASADPLRYNLAAMVARFNETGRSQVLAKRMKGDLSEYSVIQTKEPLDSEGKVSRIVEFIEKPDQPQTLDSDLMAVGRYVLNAEIWAELERTEPGAWDRIQLTDAIAELAKKQSVDAMLMTGDSYDCGKKMGYMQAFVQYGLRNLKEGQKFRESMKKLLTND; via the coding sequence ATGATTAATTTGAAAGCGGTTATTCCGGTAGCCGGTCTGGGCATGCATATGCTCCCGGCCACAAAAGCCATTCCTAAAGAGATGCTGCCGATCGTTGACAAGCCGATGATTCAGTACATCGTCGACGAGATTGTTGCTGCAGGGATCAAAGAAATCGTTCTGGTGACCCATTCTTCGAAGAATGCGGTAGAAAACCACTTCGACACCTCCTATGAACTTGAAGCCCTTCTGGAGCAGCGCGTGAAGCGTCAGCTGCTGGCGGAAGTGCAGTCCATCTGCCCGCCAGGTGTGACCATCATGAACGTGCGTCAGGCGCAGCCGCTGGGGCTTGGCCATTCTATCCTGTGCGCACGCCCTGTCGTTGGCGATAACCCGTTTGTGGTCGTTCTGCCGGACATCATTCTGGACAATGCCTCTGCCGATCCGCTGCGCTACAACCTTGCTGCTATGGTTGCACGCTTCAACGAGACCGGTCGCAGCCAGGTGCTGGCGAAGCGTATGAAAGGCGATCTGTCCGAATACTCTGTCATTCAGACCAAAGAGCCGCTGGATTCAGAAGGTAAAGTCAGCCGTATCGTTGAGTTTATCGAGAAACCCGATCAGCCGCAGACTCTCGACTCCGATCTGATGGCCGTCGGCCGCTATGTGCTCAACGCTGAAATCTGGGCCGAACTGGAACGTACCGAGCCAGGCGCCTGGGATCGTATTCAACTGACGGATGCTATCGCGGAACTGGCGAAGAAGCAGTCTGTCGATGCCATGCTGATGACCGGTGACAGCTACGACTGTGGTAAAAAAATGGGCTACATGCAAGCCTTTGTACAGTATGGCCTGCGTAACCTGAAAGAAGGGCAGAAGTTCCGGGAAAGCATGAAGAAACTATTAACCAACGATTGA
- the cpsG gene encoding colanic acid biosynthesis phosphomannomutase CpsG yields MQKLTCFKAYDIRGKLGEELNEDIAWRIGRAYGEYLKPKTIVLGGDVRLTSESLKLALAKGLQDAGVDVLDIGLSGTEEIYFATFHLGVDGGIEVTASHNPMDYNGMKLVREGARPISGDTGLRDVQRLAEANNFPPVNEAKRGSYKTLDLREAYIDHLLGYINLANLKPLTLVINSGNGAAGPVVDALEARFKALNVPVTFIKVHNTPDGTFPNGIPNPLLPECRADTRNAVIEHGADMGIAFDGDFDRCFLFDEKGQFIEGYYIVGLLAEAFLEKNPGSRIIHDPRLSWNTVDVVAAAGGTPVMSKTGHAFIKERMREEDAIYGGEMSAHHYFRDFAYCDSGMIPWLLVTELLCLKGQSLGELVRDRMAAFPASGEINSTLAAPAEAIARVENHFALHALEIDRTDGISMTFPQWRFNLRSSNTEPVVRLNVESRADAALMAARTQDIMALLNQ; encoded by the coding sequence ATGCAAAAATTAACCTGTTTTAAAGCCTACGATATTCGCGGCAAGCTCGGTGAAGAGCTGAATGAGGACATTGCGTGGCGCATTGGCCGCGCGTACGGCGAATACTTAAAGCCAAAAACCATTGTGCTGGGCGGCGACGTGCGTCTGACCAGCGAATCCCTGAAGCTGGCGCTGGCGAAAGGGCTGCAGGACGCGGGCGTCGACGTGCTGGACATCGGTTTGTCCGGTACCGAAGAGATCTACTTTGCCACCTTCCATTTAGGTGTCGACGGCGGCATCGAAGTGACCGCCAGCCATAACCCGATGGACTACAACGGCATGAAGCTGGTGCGCGAAGGGGCTCGTCCGATCAGCGGCGACACCGGCCTGCGCGACGTACAGCGTCTGGCGGAAGCCAACAATTTCCCGCCGGTGAACGAGGCGAAGCGCGGCAGCTATAAAACTCTCGATCTGCGTGAGGCCTATATCGACCACCTGCTGGGATACATCAATCTGGCGAACCTCAAGCCGCTCACGCTTGTGATCAACTCCGGTAACGGCGCGGCAGGCCCGGTGGTGGATGCCCTGGAAGCCCGCTTTAAGGCGCTTAACGTGCCTGTCACCTTCATCAAAGTTCACAATACCCCGGACGGTACCTTCCCGAACGGTATTCCGAACCCGCTGCTGCCGGAGTGCCGGGCCGACACCCGCAACGCGGTGATTGAGCACGGCGCGGACATGGGCATCGCCTTTGACGGCGATTTCGACCGCTGCTTCCTGTTCGACGAGAAAGGGCAGTTTATCGAGGGATACTACATCGTCGGCCTGCTGGCGGAAGCCTTCCTCGAGAAAAACCCCGGTTCGCGCATTATTCACGACCCGCGTCTCTCCTGGAACACGGTGGATGTGGTCGCGGCGGCGGGCGGTACCCCGGTGATGTCGAAGACCGGCCATGCGTTTATCAAAGAGCGGATGCGCGAAGAAGACGCGATTTACGGCGGCGAGATGAGCGCCCATCACTACTTCCGCGATTTTGCCTACTGCGACAGCGGGATGATCCCGTGGCTGCTGGTCACCGAACTGCTGTGCCTGAAGGGCCAGTCGCTGGGTGAGCTGGTGCGTGACCGCATGGCGGCCTTCCCGGCGAGCGGGGAGATCAACAGCACCCTCGCGGCCCCGGCCGAGGCGATTGCCCGGGTGGAGAACCACTTCGCTCTGCACGCGCTGGAGATCGACCGTACCGACGGCATCAGCATGACCTTCCCCCAGTGGCGCTTCAATTTACGCTCGTCGAATACCGAGCCGGTGGTGCGCCTGAACGTGGAATCCCGCGCCGATGCGGCGCTGATGGCGGCGCGAACGCAGGACATTATGGCGCTGTTGAATCAGTAA